From Thermodesulfobacteriota bacterium, the proteins below share one genomic window:
- a CDS encoding UvrD-helicase domain-containing protein, with translation MREGVELIDHEARGLATGNLDESYLVEASAGTGKTTLLVHRILNLLRGGRADLDEVVAITFTEKAAAELKVKLRYGLEQVLLEGLSPEEARRLSKAISDLERMQVTTIHSFCASMLRERPVEAGIDPNFEVADELTSSLLQADVWERWLEKEMSQRNPALHLALLYGIGLDQMRSIGQFLLKNEERLTCLPSPPSPEEVGRAIDRFTRSFEEGMASLDRLMQFCKDREGDRAAQRIGKLNEQFRAFLSLPEEERGIFLFKKLAIGSSSRLGNQGKWHSRSHLEDVRVQIERLSDAHEELKAFLADSVLTGLAQVLTQYVRAYGEAKKERNLLDFDDLLRTARKMLQDHPQVRRFFRERYKYLFVDEFQDTDPLQVEIAFFLSEEEGSEAAEWREIQVAPGRLFLVGDPKQSIYRFRRADIEIYEEARSRMGGGRLLTISQNFRCAPSIVDVVNRVFADLIQLPADGHYQPPYVPLHFGRKPETVPPVHGTVLLYPPKAEEISFAGADEVRLHEARCIASFIRRSVEEERWQIWDEADRRLRPLEFRDIAILLRTSLPLPFLEEALREFEVPYRALGGRQFYLRQEVQQLLALLRAVDHPNDTVSLLAALRSPFFGISDEEIFLFNARGGVLDYLHDGAGTPLEEPFALLKELHEMRNRVSVSALLKRLFEASRGLVLFLLKPQGEQRVANLLKIGELARALGERGVFSFGGFVRWLSDRQEEEAEEEEPPSLERGDDFVRLLTIHKAKGLEFPVVILADLAHQSDRKEEFIIDRLAGKIAFKVGRSEAGLRTRDYEALKERERRRAEAEEKRLLYVGMTRARDFLVLPVFWVGEKKDGRKEIPNQSFLAYLRPHLPDPERISFGQWESGMMVYDTRKLDLFPKERGPFRHPLYPDPGDEGEVRLALSRFERWKIEQEKIAELGAKGRAIGTAIEMVEEYERDEEEIALYGGGEGALFGKLVHRLMERLDWVHPDGIGEMAEAEGRRMGASGEMIQRAGEMVRRAIESEVIQRVLKSQGFYKEVPFSFKKGETLFEGVMDLLFREGDDLVVLDFKTDLVNPEGLDSKVDHYRPQVEVYAEAVQRIFGRPPKEVILFFLHPMVPFSLAPEGIVRPPGPGGFDGG, from the coding sequence GTGAGGGAGGGCGTCGAACTCATCGATCATGAGGCTCGAGGCCTGGCCACCGGGAACCTCGACGAGAGCTATCTCGTCGAGGCCTCTGCAGGGACCGGGAAGACGACCCTCCTGGTCCATCGCATTCTCAATCTGCTAAGGGGAGGGAGGGCCGACCTCGACGAGGTGGTCGCCATCACCTTCACGGAGAAGGCGGCGGCCGAGCTCAAGGTGAAATTGCGCTACGGGCTTGAGCAGGTTCTCCTCGAAGGGCTGAGCCCCGAGGAGGCCCGACGCCTTTCCAAGGCGATCTCCGACCTCGAACGGATGCAGGTGACGACGATCCATTCCTTCTGCGCATCGATGTTGAGGGAGAGGCCGGTGGAGGCCGGTATCGATCCCAATTTCGAGGTCGCCGATGAGCTTACCTCCTCCCTTCTCCAGGCCGATGTGTGGGAGAGATGGCTGGAGAAGGAGATGAGCCAAAGGAACCCTGCCCTCCATCTGGCCCTCCTCTACGGGATCGGCCTCGACCAGATGCGGAGTATCGGCCAGTTCCTGTTGAAGAACGAAGAGAGGCTCACCTGCCTGCCCTCGCCCCCTTCTCCTGAAGAGGTGGGAAGGGCGATCGATCGGTTCACCCGATCTTTTGAAGAGGGGATGGCCTCTCTCGATCGCTTGATGCAATTTTGCAAAGACCGGGAGGGAGACAGGGCGGCCCAGAGGATCGGCAAGCTCAACGAGCAGTTCCGAGCTTTTCTCTCCCTTCCGGAAGAGGAGAGGGGGATCTTCCTCTTCAAAAAGTTGGCCATCGGCTCCTCGAGCCGGCTCGGAAATCAGGGGAAATGGCATAGCAGATCGCATCTCGAAGATGTCCGGGTCCAGATCGAGAGGCTTTCGGATGCGCACGAAGAGTTGAAGGCCTTCCTCGCCGATTCGGTCCTCACCGGGCTCGCCCAGGTCCTGACCCAATACGTCCGGGCCTATGGAGAGGCCAAGAAGGAACGGAACCTACTCGATTTCGACGACCTCCTCAGGACCGCCAGGAAGATGCTTCAAGACCATCCCCAGGTGAGGAGGTTCTTTCGAGAGCGATACAAGTATCTTTTCGTGGATGAATTTCAGGATACAGACCCCCTCCAGGTCGAAATCGCCTTCTTCCTTTCGGAGGAGGAGGGATCCGAGGCGGCCGAGTGGAGGGAGATTCAGGTGGCCCCTGGCAGGCTCTTTCTCGTGGGAGATCCCAAGCAGTCCATCTATCGGTTCCGGCGGGCGGACATCGAGATCTATGAAGAGGCGAGGTCCCGGATGGGGGGAGGACGCCTTCTCACCATCTCCCAGAACTTCAGGTGCGCACCCTCGATCGTCGACGTTGTGAACCGGGTCTTTGCCGATCTCATCCAACTTCCCGCCGATGGTCATTATCAGCCCCCTTATGTCCCCCTCCATTTCGGAAGGAAGCCCGAGACGGTCCCGCCGGTTCATGGGACGGTCCTTCTCTATCCACCAAAAGCAGAGGAGATCTCCTTCGCTGGGGCCGATGAGGTGCGCCTCCACGAGGCCCGCTGCATCGCTTCTTTCATCCGGAGGTCGGTGGAGGAAGAAAGATGGCAAATCTGGGACGAGGCCGATCGGCGGCTCAGGCCCTTGGAATTTCGAGACATCGCCATCCTCCTGCGGACGTCCCTTCCCCTCCCCTTTCTCGAGGAGGCCCTGAGGGAGTTCGAAGTCCCTTACCGGGCCCTTGGCGGAAGACAGTTCTATCTTCGCCAGGAGGTCCAGCAACTCCTCGCCCTTCTCAGGGCGGTGGATCATCCCAACGACACGGTCTCCCTGCTCGCAGCCCTCCGCTCTCCCTTCTTCGGGATCTCGGACGAGGAGATTTTTCTCTTCAATGCACGAGGCGGGGTGCTCGACTATCTACACGATGGTGCCGGCACCCCTCTGGAGGAGCCCTTCGCACTCTTGAAGGAGCTCCACGAGATGAGAAATCGTGTCAGCGTCTCGGCCCTCTTGAAGAGGCTCTTCGAGGCGTCGAGGGGGTTGGTCCTCTTCCTCCTGAAGCCCCAGGGAGAACAGAGGGTGGCCAACCTCCTCAAGATCGGGGAGCTGGCAAGGGCCTTGGGAGAAAGGGGGGTATTCAGCTTCGGTGGGTTTGTCCGCTGGCTCTCCGACCGTCAAGAGGAGGAGGCCGAAGAGGAGGAGCCCCCGAGCCTCGAACGAGGGGACGATTTTGTGAGGCTTTTGACGATTCACAAGGCCAAGGGCCTCGAATTCCCCGTCGTCATCCTCGCCGACCTTGCCCATCAGAGCGATCGGAAAGAGGAGTTCATCATCGATCGCCTGGCCGGAAAGATCGCCTTCAAGGTGGGTCGGTCGGAGGCTGGGCTCCGGACGCGTGACTATGAGGCCTTGAAGGAGAGGGAGAGGAGACGGGCTGAGGCGGAGGAAAAGAGGCTCCTCTATGTGGGGATGACCCGGGCCAGGGACTTCCTCGTCCTGCCGGTCTTCTGGGTTGGGGAGAAGAAGGACGGAAGGAAGGAGATCCCGAACCAGAGTTTTTTGGCCTACCTTCGACCTCACCTCCCTGATCCCGAAAGGATCTCTTTTGGGCAATGGGAGAGTGGGATGATGGTTTACGATACCCGAAAGCTCGATCTCTTCCCCAAGGAGCGGGGGCCATTCCGCCATCCCTTATATCCCGACCCAGGGGATGAAGGTGAGGTTCGGCTCGCCCTTTCTCGATTCGAGCGCTGGAAGATAGAGCAGGAGAAGATCGCGGAACTGGGGGCCAAGGGAAGGGCGATTGGCACGGCAATTGAAATGGTAGAAGAATACGAGAGGGATGAGGAAGAGATTGCCCTTTACGGCGGTGGCGAAGGGGCGCTCTTCGGAAAGCTGGTCCACCGCCTGATGGAGAGGCTCGATTGGGTCCACCCCGATGGGATCGGGGAGATGGCAGAGGCGGAGGGGAGGAGGATGGGGGCGAGCGGTGAGATGATCCAAAGGGCGGGGGAGATGGTCAGGAGGGCCATCGAATCGGAGGTGATCCAAAGGGTTTTGAAATCTCAAGGATTCTATAAAGAGGTCCCCTTTTCCTTCAAAAAGGGCGAGACGCTCTTCGAAGGGGTGATGGACCTCCTCTTCAGGGAAGGCGATGATTTGGTCGTCCTCGACTTCAAAACCGATCTCGTTAACCCGGAGGGTCTGGATTCGAAGGTCGACCACTACCGACCCCAGGTGGAGGTCTATGCCGAGGCCGTCCAGAGGATCTTCGGAAGGCCTCCAAAAGAGGTGATCCTCTTCTTTCTCCATCCGATGGTGCCTTTTTCCCTTGCCCCTGAAGGGATCGTTCGACCTCCCGGTCCGGGTGGGTTCGATGGAGGGTGA